CAATGAGGGTAACAGTCATAAATTGATTGTTAAGATTCCAAATCGAGTTCGCAGTCCTGCACAAAGTGCCAGTGGAGCATCTTTTGAAGATCCTTCACTATTGCATAGCAGAGCTTCTTCTCCTGTGCTTTCAGAGAAGCATGATCAGTTTGATCGTAGCTTGAAAGAAAAGAGTGATGCTTATCGAGCTAATATTACTTCAGATTTGAAAACTGAATCATGGCAAAGTAATGATTTCAAAGATGTACTGACCGGTTCTGATGAGGGTGATGGATCACCTCCTGCCATTACAGATGAAGAGCGCTGTAGGAGTGGTGATGACAGTAAAAAGTGGGCAGAAGCTAAAGCTGCTTCCACATCATCAGGGAATGAACATAAATTAGGGAATTCAGAGGAGGGTTCTTTACGCTCTATAAATGCTTTGATTGAAAGTTGTGTCAAGTACTCAGAAGCTAATGCATCTATTTCCATTGGAGATGATGGTGGAATGAACCTGCTTGCTAGTGTGGCTGCTGGAGAGATGTCCAAGTCTGATGTGGTTTCACCTGCTGATTCTCCGCAAAGAAACACACTTGCAGTTGAACACTCCTGCTCAGGCAGTGATTCCAAAGTCAAATCATCTCCTGCAGATGACCTTGCTCGAAACTGTAGCCAGTGTAATGATGGTGCTGATGTTGAGCATGAGAAGCAGGGTTTAATTTCCAGTAATGTTGGTCCTAAAAATGGAGAAGGTAATTCAGCCTCTTTGATGTCTGAAGAGAAAGTTGTAGAAGGGCACAGTGGAAGTTTTCATTCTTCAAGTAAGGATTTGCAGCAAACTGCAGACCCATGCAAAGAAAGCAATGGAAAATCTACTGAAATGACAGTACCTGCTTCAGTGGCTTCTCCTGCAATCACAGTAGAGAAAACCATGGATATTGAAGGAGGCAAACATCTTGAGGAGAAAAAGGCAGTTGATGGGGTGAATGCAGATGCCATTCCTGATGCTAAAGAAAAGGTGAGTGATTCTTTGTCAGATAGAGATAAGGTTGATGTGTCTGCAAGGCTAGAAGTCCATAATGAAGTCATTGAAGGCTCATCATCACACCCATCTTTAGAAATTGATGGTGATGACAAGAAGTTTGTAAATGAAGGGTTGAACAGTGGTGTGAAGACAGAGCAGAAGCCTCCTGCTTTGATGATACATTCTGAGAGTGTGAAAGGAACCAATGAAGAAGTGCTCCGTCCTTCTGGTGGTGGGAAAGATCTGGTTCCCGGAAATGTCAATGAATTGAAGACTGAAAAGACTAAGGAAACAGATGTGAGAAGTAATGTTAATCTGACTGAAATACGAAGTAATATGCAGGAAGGTAATGCTCCTACAATCCCTGAGAATCAAATAGTCGGTTCAGGTTTAGCTATTACGGATCGTGAAGGTGAGTATCTGGACGAGAAGTTGGAAAGCAAAGAGGGTTTTGTGCAACGTGGTAGACCAGTTCCTCACAAGGTGTTTCGTGCATTGCCTGTGCAAGAAACAGAATGTGAGCAGTCAAGGGGGTCCAAGTTGACTGGCATGGAAGTTGAAGATACTGAAGAATGTACATCTACAACTGCAGATGCTGCTTCTATGTCTGCTGTAGGGGCGTCAGATATGGAGGCAAGAATGGAATTTGATTTGAATGAAGGCTTTGCTAGTGATGATGGAAAACTTGGGGAGGCAAGTAATTTGACAGCAACAGAATGTTCAACTGCCCTTCGGTTGGTTAGCCCGTTACCTTTTCCTATTTCTTCTGTGACTAGTGGCCTTCCTGCTTCAATTACAGTGGCTGCTGCTGCAAAAGGGCCATTTGTTCCGCCAGATGACCTACTGAAGAGTAAAGGGGAACTTGGTTGGAAGGGATCAGCAGCTACTAGTGCCTTTCGGCCTGCTGAACCCCGGAAGGCTCCTGAGATGGCACATGGCACTGCAAACATTCCTCTTCCTGATGCTACAGTTGGCAAGCAGAGTCGCCCTCCATTGGATATTGACTTGAATTTTCCCGATGAAAGAATTCTTGAGGATTTGGCTTGTCGAGATTCTGCTCCTGAGCCAGGTACTTTATCTGGACCAATAAATAATCCTGAAATGTCACGTGAAGAACTAATGGGTACTGCTCCTGTTCGTTTCTCTGGATTACTTGACCTTGATTTGAATCGTGTTGATGATGCATCTGATATGGGCAATTACTTAACTAGCAATAGTTGTAGAACGGATGTCCCTCTTGTGCCAGTTAAATCATCAAGCAGTCCTCTTAATGATGCTGTGAGTGTCCGCAGGGACTTTGATTTGAACGATGGGCCTGTTGTTGATGAGATGAGCGCTGAACCTTCACCATTTAGCCTGCTTGGTAGGAGCAGTCAGCCATCCCAACCACCTGTTTCTGGCCTTAGAATGAACAATACAGAAATGGGAAATTTCTCACCATGGTTTGCTACAGGAAGCACTTATTCAGGAGTTATTCCATCAATCATTCCTGATAGAGGGGAGCAGCCTTTCCCTATTGTTGCACCTGGTGGGCCGCAGAGGTTGTTGGGTCCCACTGGTGGCAGCAACCCATTTAGTCCTGATGTTTACAGGGGGCCAGTGTTGTCATCATCTCCTGCCGTGCCCTTCCCCTCCAGCCCATTTCAGTATCCCGTCTTTCCTTTTGGAACCACCTTTCCGCTGAGTTCAGCTGCTTTTTCAGGTGGTTCAACAACATACATGGATTCATCATCTGGTGGGAAGGTTTGCTTCCCTGCAGTTCATACACAGTTTTTAGGACCTGCTGGTGCAGTTCCATCCCATTACCCTAGGCCTTATGTTGTTAGCTTCCCTGATGGTAGCAATAACAGTAGTGCTGAGAGCAGTAGGAAATGGGGAAGGCAGGGGTTAGACCTCAATGCCGGGCCTGGAGTCTTAGATGTAGAAGGCAGAGAT
The Quercus lobata isolate SW786 chromosome 10, ValleyOak3.0 Primary Assembly, whole genome shotgun sequence DNA segment above includes these coding regions:
- the LOC115965965 gene encoding uncharacterized protein LOC115965965 — its product is MLQKVHDGSSGGGGGDGEERKSTTRHMWTCVPTRPANLIPADASSSSFVSQPNSFFKDGRKISVGDCALFKPPQDSPPFIGIIRCLTTSKEDKLKLKLGVNWLYRPAEVKLGKGVLLEAAPNEIFYSFHKDEIPAASLLHPCKVAFLPKGVELPSGISSFVCRQVYDITNKCLWLLTDQDYINERQEEVDQLLENTRIEMHATLQPGGRSPKPMSGPTSTSQLKAGLDSVQNSASSIPSQVKGKKRERGDQSTEPVKRERTTKTDDVDSGHSRLDSNLKSETAKITEKGGLIDSEGVERLLQLMLLDRNEKKVDLAGRSMLAGVIAATEKMDWLNRFVQLRGLPVFDEWLQEVHKGKIGDASGLKDGDKSVEDFLLVLLRALDKLPVNLQALQMCNIGKSVNHLRTHKNLEIQKKARSLVDTWKKRVEAEMNINDAKSGSNQGVTWTARSRLPEVSPGGNRQSGASSDVAVKSPAQLSASKTAPVKVVQGESTSRSASASPGSMKTVPSTAPASTNLKDGQGRNAVGFTSDPPQATVKDEKSSSSSQSHNSQSCSSDHTKTGLSGKEDARSPTAGSMSGNKTSGGSSRHRKSINGLPGSALSGVQRESCSSRSSTQKHLASEKQLQSGLPCEKALDGPVNEGNSHKLIVKIPNRVRSPAQSASGASFEDPSLLHSRASSPVLSEKHDQFDRSLKEKSDAYRANITSDLKTESWQSNDFKDVLTGSDEGDGSPPAITDEERCRSGDDSKKWAEAKAASTSSGNEHKLGNSEEGSLRSINALIESCVKYSEANASISIGDDGGMNLLASVAAGEMSKSDVVSPADSPQRNTLAVEHSCSGSDSKVKSSPADDLARNCSQCNDGADVEHEKQGLISSNVGPKNGEGNSASLMSEEKVVEGHSGSFHSSSKDLQQTADPCKESNGKSTEMTVPASVASPAITVEKTMDIEGGKHLEEKKAVDGVNADAIPDAKEKVSDSLSDRDKVDVSARLEVHNEVIEGSSSHPSLEIDGDDKKFVNEGLNSGVKTEQKPPALMIHSESVKGTNEEVLRPSGGGKDLVPGNVNELKTEKTKETDVRSNVNLTEIRSNMQEGNAPTIPENQIVGSGLAITDREGEYLDEKLESKEGFVQRGRPVPHKVFRALPVQETECEQSRGSKLTGMEVEDTEECTSTTADAASMSAVGASDMEARMEFDLNEGFASDDGKLGEASNLTATECSTALRLVSPLPFPISSVTSGLPASITVAAAAKGPFVPPDDLLKSKGELGWKGSAATSAFRPAEPRKAPEMAHGTANIPLPDATVGKQSRPPLDIDLNFPDERILEDLACRDSAPEPGTLSGPINNPEMSREELMGTAPVRFSGLLDLDLNRVDDASDMGNYLTSNSCRTDVPLVPVKSSSSPLNDAVSVRRDFDLNDGPVVDEMSAEPSPFSLLGRSSQPSQPPVSGLRMNNTEMGNFSPWFATGSTYSGVIPSIIPDRGEQPFPIVAPGGPQRLLGPTGGSNPFSPDVYRGPVLSSSPAVPFPSSPFQYPVFPFGTTFPLSSAAFSGGSTTYMDSSSGGKVCFPAVHTQFLGPAGAVPSHYPRPYVVSFPDGSNNSSAESSRKWGRQGLDLNAGPGVLDVEGRDETSSLPPRQLSVASSQAIADEQARIYQVGGVLKRKEPEGGWDSYKQSWQ